The segment AGGTAGCCGCCATCAGCAACGACCTCAAGTCCATCCGCACCCAGGAGAAGGCGCAGCTGCAGGACCTCAACGACCGCTTCGCCAGCTTCATCGAGCGCGTGCACGAGCTGGAGCAGCAGAACAAGGTGCTGGAGGCCGAGCTGCTGGTGCTGCGCCAGAAGCACTCCGAGCCGTCCCGCTTCCGGGCGCTGTACGAGCAGGAGATCCGCGACCTGCGCCTGGCGGCGGAAGACGCCACCAACGAGAAGCAGGCGCTGCAGGGCGAGCGCGAAGGGCTGGAGGAGACTCTGCGCAACCTGCAGGCGCGCTATGAAGAGGAGGTGCTGAGTCGCGAGGACGCCGAGGGCCGGCTGATGGAGGCGCGCAAGGGGGCCGATGAGGCGGCCCTGGCCCGCGCCGAGCTCGAGAAGCGCATCGACAGCCTGATGGACGAAATCGCCTTCCTGAAGAAAGTACACGAAGAGGAGATCGCCGAGCTGCAGGCGCAGATCCAGTACGCGCAGATCTCCGTGGAGATGGACGTGGCCTCCAAGCCCGACCTCTCCGCCGCGCTCAAGGACATCCGCGCACAGTACGAGAAGCTGGCTGCCAAGAACATGCAGAACGCCGAAGAGTGGTTCAAGAGCCGCTTCACCGTGCTGACCGAGAGCGCCGCCAAGAACACCGACGCGGTGCGCGCCGCCAAGGACGAGGTGTCCGAGAGCCGCCGCCTGCTCAAGGCCAAGACCCTGGAGATCGAAGCGTGCAGGGGCATGAACGAAGCTCTGGAGAAGCAGCTGCAGGAGCTGGAAGACAAGCAGAACGCCGACATTAGTGCTATGCAGGTACGGCGCCTTGCGAAACGCAGTGGGGGTTGGAAGGGGGCTgcgttgggggtggggtggggaggagttgAGGGCGCGCCCTGAAAGTGGAGAGCAGACATCTGCATGCAGATACTtggaggtgggaggggtgggaCCCTCGGAGGGCGGGGGTTGCGGCGCCACTGCAGTCTGGCTAGACGTGCCTGGTGCAGCCGAATCTGTTCCGCAGTAAAGCTGCTCGGCCCTGcaagggggtgtgggggtggtgggggttggggtgggcgcAGTGGGAGTGGGGGCGGGAGCTGGGCGTTGTCTCGGGCCTGCCCCTCCACTGCCCTGCCTCAGTAACCAACCACCAGCTGCTTTGCAGCGTAGAAGGAACCACCTAGTTAACAAATACAGAAAGAACTCTTCGTAGTTCTGAAGGGTGCCTGTGACCAGCATGCCTTTATTACTGTACCAACCACTCCTTTACCTTAGCAGGCAGATAGAAATACAGGCAAAACTGTAGTAGGTAATGAGGTTCAcagtaaaacatttctttttctaaggACCACCATCTTCTGAGGAGAAGAAAGTATAGATACATAGAAAATACTtcagataaaaaaatatttttaaaatctagctACTTCGTCATTTCTTGCATTTGACCTGGATGAAgaaacaaagtttttaaaaaatcgatTTCGTTCCTTGCAGGCATTTTATGATGATCATTAGACTgtattaattaaagaaaaaagaacgtTTCTCCCACCAGTGTCTTTGCTTGCTGTATTCATTCCTGCTTCCTGAAACTGGATCTTTTTTAGGCAAGGAAGGAtagattaaaaaagagaaaaggtgtTTTATCTTAGGGATGATTTTACCTCAGGTGTGCATTTCGATTTTAATTAAACCTAGGCTTTTGCAGGTATACTACAGTAAAATAAGAGCAGTAGGGATTTCTGCTGGGATTTCTTCTATTTTGGCCTTTCCACAGGACACAATcaacaaattagaaaatgaacTGAGAACCACGAAAAGTGAAATGGCTCGATATCTGAAAGAATACCAAGACCTTCTCAACGTGAAGATGGCTTTGGACATCGAGATTGCAGCCTACAGGTGAAAACGGGCAGAGGTGGCCGCCATTCAGCCTTAGGAAGAAAAATCAGATTTCATTTATGTTGAATCAGAAACCTTCAAGAATAGGCATTTGAAATAATTGTGTATGTTTTTCGGAGCTTTTTCCAAGAAGAACGTATTTAGCCAAATATATAAGCATTGAATATTGTAATAATAAGTCCTGGATTTAGCTTCCCATTACATTTTGAATCTAATAGACGGGATtatttagattcttttttttttttgtctcagttGCAACATCCTCAGTCACTAAGTTTTGATAATTTCCAACCCTGCTCTTGCTTGCCTTTGCCAGTGAGGGCGGCATCAGGGAAAGGTGACGAAGAGTGGGTTCAGGGCACGTCATTCAGCGCACTTCCTGCGTCTGTGTTTACTCACCCCACTCAACTCCTGTCTCCCCAGGAAACTCTTGGAAGGTGAGGAGACCCGGCTCAGTTTCACCAGTGTGGGAAGCATAACCAGTGGCTACTCCCAGAGCTCCCAGGTCTTTGGCCGGTCTGCCTACAGCGGCTTACAGAGCAGCCCTTACCTGATGTCCGCTCGCTCCTTCCCATCGTACTACACCAGCCACGTCCAGGAGGAGCAGATCGAGGTGGAGGAGACCATTGAGGCTGCCAAGGCCGAGGAGGCCAAGGACGAACCCCGCTCCGAAGGAGAagccgaggaggaggaggaggagaaggaagaggcgGGGGAAGAGGAGGGGGCTGAAGAGGAAGAAGGTATAAGAAAGGAACCCCTGCAATTTCAGGTGCAAACTGGATGGGGATATTTGTTAGGAGATGGATAGGATATGCCAAGGAGGTTTTGCTCGTGTGTGACTTGGGGCCCTTAAAGAACACCTTTAACTGCTTAATCAATGAACCTTTAGGAAGCACCTGATTTCTCAGACTGGCTGTCCTCCCAGTGGAGCGCATCTCCACTTAGCTTGGTAATTTTATGAAAGTGACATTTGAAAATGTCCTCCTTCTGCTGTATTTTTagtcctgttaaaaaaaaaaaatctattcattGACCTCAGCCTGTTGGTGTCCTAAGGAACAAAAATGAATACCaaacataataaaagaaaaaccaaGGTCCTAGAGAGGAGCAGGGCTTCCCGGACCTAGAAGTTGTCTCGTTCTATTTAGGTGGCAAATTATTCCTGGCAGTTTTGCATGTGTTTAGGGAGCACAGAGCTGAGAGGTGTGTGGGATGCGTTCTGACATTGGGGTTTTCACACAAAACCTGAGCAGAAGTGTTTTGACTGGACTTTCTCTGGCTTGGAGTttgtaagttttctttttatctcacagctaccaaggaagaatcagaggaagcaaaggaggaagaagaaggaggggAAGGCGAAGAAGGAGAAGAAACCAAAGAAGCCGAGGAGGATGAGAAAAAAGATGAAGGTTCTGGGGAGGAGCAGGCAACTAAGAAGAAAGATTGAGCCCCCTACCCTTTCCTTAATTATTCCAGGAATAATTCTCCCAAAATCAGGTCAACCCCATCACCAACCAACCAGTTGAGTTCCAGATACTATATGAATTAAGAAGTCAATATATGTATAATTCTGAGATGACTTAGGTTGGACATTAAATGTTGTGCTATGACCTTTCTCCTTAGGCAGAGTATCTGTTTGCTTGCAGAGTGGCTTCCTGGCTTGCTGCCAGCCTGTGCATGGTCCACGCTTATGAGTTCAGGATTTATGGCCATGTGAATAATTCAGATgtttacaatgaaaaaaaaacatgaataaatgaattcactaATGTTACTGTTAAACTTCATGGAAGAAATAGTCCTTTGAACCTTTGGTGGCTAGAAATTAAAGACCTCAAATTATGTgcaataaatagtaaataaagtTACACTGAATGACAATTCTTGCTGTGGTTGTTGACTTTAATTAAAATACCTTAAAGAAGGCACCAATATGAGTCATATATAAATTTGATCTCCAAATTTCTTAAGTCAAAATTTTAACAATTACGatgcatttttcttcttaattggTGATTCTGAGGGCTACAGTTAAGTCATGGCCATTCATGAACTCTTTCCCCTCCAAAATATTACTGATCATAAACTTGAGTAAATGAGAGTCCCTGgggttctttttcctttattttgcccCCTAAAATGTACTATCTAACGTTGGGAAATGGCTTTCTTGGAGGCAATTTGGAAATTTTGTGATAAATATACCCTTTATGGTAAAGAGATAACTTTACTGCTAGTATATAATAGTAAATGTAATATGGCTAGAATGTGAATCCCACCCATCCATCACTgtaaccatatttaaaaaaatacagcctAAATACCGTGGGAAGAAGTTGAAACCCGAGCAAATGAGATAATTAAGAGTAATTTTTTTATCAATGTATAATTGTGGATGGAGAGAAGAAGAGGTCATTTGCCATTGCAAACATGTTGCCTGCAATCCTGAGCTCATGATTCAGTGTGTTAGCTTAATTCTGTTGTCTCAAGTAAATGACACTTAATGCCACTCGTtttaaacttctgaaaaactacaaatagaggTAATGGAATTGTTATCAGTCACTAAAGGGGGAAGATTATACACTTGTAGGTTGCATTGCTATTGTTCTGTATGTCTTTATCAGGAAATACTGAGATTTCAGCGATAGCTCTAACTGGTTAGACATTGCATCAAATAACACACCCCTTTCATCCTGTCCACTGTAAGGTTATGAAAGCTCTTGCACGTGTATTTGACATGGAATGTAGAAGAAATTATTGATTATCTGCTGTTCTGCTTCTGTTCTTACACAATTGCTTGGTCAGCTAATGTCATTCAACATTTCTTCTTTAGCCAACTTTAACCTAAAAGCAAAGTGGCCTCCATTTAAAGTTATCAAGTTCTTCAGACTACCTATTACTAGTTAGATTATATGTCACCCTGCAAATGGGTAAAATGTTTCTTTATCTACCATGCTGCTATGGGTTTGAACTATGAAGATTGTTAGTATATCAGCTCCTGAATAGACTAGGAGTCACCTCAGAAACCAGGCTTTTCACATTTATGTTCGTTAGACATGGGATGTTGCACATGGTAAATCTCAGACAGATGCAAACTACATGTAAAAAAAAGTAACTTTAGCCAAATGGAAACAGCTGGTTGGTTTGAGATTTGAAGTAAGAACACTGTACCATTCTCTATCCTGTGTGCcataataaaatactaaaaaaccCAAACGAAATGGATTTGATGTCTGTAAAACTTTCCTCAACTTTGGTACCTTAGTACCCCTCTCCCATCTGATTCCCCCCAGAACTCCAGTTCTCTTTCTGTATTCCCTCTCCCAGGTCCTGCCATCACTCCCAGTCATCCCATTGTGCAAAACAGACTGGGCATCTCATATATCTCCCATTTCTGCCCCCCAAACCCTCCGAGTCTAACCTGCACCAAGACCTATTGATTTAATGCCTCTGTCGTGAATCCATCCACATTTCTCCACGGGCTCTGTCGCCGTCCCAGAACCTCCCCATGTCTACTCTTGTCCATCAGTCAGCACACGAGTGTAAGCTAATCctctgaaaaggaaattttgattCATGTCATGCCCTTCATTAAAAATCTCCAATAGCTtcccatttattttaatataacaaaaactattatttttaaataatttaattttttctggaAAGGATTTGATATACTAgctgttaaataaattaaataaatcaatttattttaaaaaccaaaatcttTAAGGTGATTCAAGGACTGCAGAGACCTGACCCTGAACTACTTCCCCAAACTCCTTCTATGTGTGTCTTCTTGCTCCTCACCTCCTGTGCTCCAGCCACCTGGCCTTTTGTTCTCCCACCTGCCACGGGGTTCTTGAGGATTTCTCTACCTGCTGCACTCTTTCTTTCCCTGAACCTTTTCCAGATTTGGCTCAGTTCTCATGCCCTTGGGGAAGCCTTTCCTGACTGGGCCAAATTCCTTAGCCATTAACTACGTTCATAAGACCATGTAGACTTTGACACACTTACAGCTGCATCTATTTCCATGCTCATTTGATAAATGCCCGCAATCCCTGCTAGAGTGTGACCTCTGgaagcatggcaatcagacattCTGCCTACCATTTTGTCTCCAGCATCTACCATAATTCCTTCCATAGTAGAGCATGATAAATATGGATTGAGTTCGTAATTTCTGGATAGATTGACGTGCCTTTAGGATATCATGAAAGCCGGGAGTATTGAATAATCAGTCCTAGTCTAGTCAACACCTTGTGCACAGAGCAAAGAACTGAGGATCAAGTGTCTAGTCTGGACTCTGGCATCACTTACTGTGGAGCACAGCCACCCACAACCCTCTTCTGCCCCAATTTCCCAGCTATATAAGGATCCAACAGCTAATGTATCAGATCCTTTCTAGCTTCATGATCCAACATTTCCTGAAAAACTTATATTCTCAGGTTAAATAGCTGAATGGGAAACATACCCATAAATATTGGGCCCACATGAAAATCCATCTTTTAAAGGGAATTTGTAAACACAGTGCAAAGTTTCATTCCTAGCATTAAATTGGGAAGCAATCAATCTGGTTACTCTTTTCCCACATGGAGATTCTAGTGCTTTTAGAATTGTGATCTAATGATTAATTAGTGATCTAATTAGCATTGATCAAAATGCATTATATATAGTAACTCATTTATTCCTTTTGTACAAGAATGTTACCatgttattatttcattttacagacgaggaatTAAAGTTAGGTAACTTgactaaggtcacacagttatGTGGTGCCAGGGCTGGTATTCAAACCTCCTCTGGAGCCTAGCCCAAAAGCTGATGCTCTTGGTCAGTACATTATACCGCTTCTCCTATGCAGTCCAGCTCGGGAGGCAGCCTCATGAATCACAATGTATTTGCAGAGTGTTGTGACAGTGGCCTGGAGTTTTCACGCAATTATTGGAATTCTTACAATGCAGTCCCTGCACCATTCCAGGGGCACATTTACATACACAATGTTCCATTGTAGCTACTTTGATGCTCAAGCTTTCCTTTgattcttttgtttatttatgtctATATCTTAATTCCTCTACTCAATTTTAAGCTGTTGGAAGGCAGAAAATAATAGGTTTTATAAACAGAGATGAATTTGAAATTTATTGTCAAGGATCATCAACTTTCAGGATATTGGTTCTGATGATGTAACTCTTCTACCTGGTCACCATTTTCTAATTCTGTTCACATTTAATTGGTCCTCAATtgtttcttctcctcctccttctacttcccccttttACATGTCTTCTTGTCGTAAGCTATTTCACACCATTTTGGGAAGGAGTTAAGTgtttactaaataaataaacatcttTGTTTCCTTCCACAACACCCAACAAAATGTATTTGTGGgcattttaatacatatttctaGAATGGCAAAGGTTTAATATTTGTGAGAACTTTCCATAAACACAGCCAGGATggagaattttttctttctcccttgggGCAGAATGTGAGATATCAGAATTGGTCCAGCCGTGATTCATATTTAAAGGCGGCTTCCAGTGGAGAATTCAGGATAATTCCTGTGTGGAAACTGTATAGCACAACAGAGTGAGTGAACTATACAAGCTATGCAGTGGGGTCATTTTCAATTTAAGGTCTTCTAGAGAATTCCCTGAAGTGTCTTATATGAAGCCAGAAAGCCAAAAGGTAAAAAgcatcataagaagaaaaattttcaGCAGCCCCAGAAAGTGACCACTAGTAGGTAGCCTTTTAATACCACTTCAATACAGATAATTATTTGTATGtggagggtttttaaaaaatagtataacaatattaaaaataaatttaaaaaggaaaaattcacaTTTCCTTCACTCAAAtaccattatttttcatttttcgtAGATGTGTTCTTTAGTCCTGGcttttatttatgcatatatgGACATAGTGTGTCCATTCATTCCACACATATTAATCATGtgacaggcactgttctaagtataAGGAACAAGGCAGAGAATAGCCTGCCTTCAGGGACTACAgtggtttgtgtgcatgtgtctatAAAGGACAATAAGCAAAGTAGTTCATAAGTAGGTGACATTGGATCCGGGCCAGACTGCAGTGATTTGGGGAAAGATTTTTCCAGGGAGACAGAACAACAAGTTCAAAAGCATGGCTTGTTCGAACCAGAAAAATGCTGTCATTTTGCTTATTGTTGGGTATTAAGAATGAGACAGAGAGTAGGAGACAGGGCTGAGAGACACGGGCAAAGGACAGAGTATGCAGGGGTTTGTAGATCAAGGCTTTAATTTTAGTCCTTGTGCAATTAGAAATTTTGAAGGGGCTCGGCAGTGGAAGGTGACATGGTctgatttctgttttataaaGATCACTCTGGTTCCTGTCAAGAGAATGGATTTTAGGGAAGCAAGAATCAAAGTAGAGGGACTAATTAAAAGGTTGTTTTAGTCCAGATCAGTGAAGATGCTTATGGTGATTTAGAAGAGGACAGTAGCAATAGAGATGACATGATACAGAATGATCTGGGAAATTTTGGGAGTAATTTTTCGCTGACATTATGAATGGATGGAGAGGCAAAGTTGTAAATGGTACCCTATCTTTGGTAACTACATAATACTTCATCAAATGTAATATGCAGTATGTATTAGCTACCTATTGTTGCATAAAAGTCCTTCCAAGGCTTAGTGGCTTCCAATCAATCCTGATCATTTCTTAGTTTTTGCAGATCAGAAATTTGGGAAGCGCTCAGTCAGGATGTCCTGGCTCTGAGCTTCTAATAGTGTTGCAGTCAGATGTTGGCTGAAGTTACTGTTATCAGTTGGCTTGAAGAATTTGCTCCAAGATGACTACCCACTTGGCTGGCAATTTCTTCTCTACCTGGGCCTTCCCATGGAGTTTCTTGCAGAACCTTATTACACTGCAGCTGGCCTTACCCACACCAAGGCCTTCAAGAATCCAAGAAGAATCCAGTGTCTTTTATGACCTAACCTAATATGTAACATCATCATTATTATCACTGTTCTCTCTTGATCCCAGAGACCAACCTGTCTGATTCAGGGAGAGGGGAAGTTCCACAAGGACATAAACGTCAAAAGGTGAAGATCACTGGAGGCCACCATAAGGTAGTGGGCATGTGATGATTTCTTTTATGAACAACATCTTCCATTCAAGAGATGCTGAAACAATTTCAGCTCCAAATATTCTTCCTTGTTGTTCTCATAAGTGCACTCATTCTTATTTGATCAAATGTCctaatttaaacttaaaaataagttCATGAAAATTAGACAGCCTGCCAATGAATATCTTCATCAATGGATATCTTCATATTCATCCTTCTATTGAAGTACTTTTGCAGTCACTCTCCTAGAGGGATTATGCGCTCAAAGGGGATTATGCACATTTTAATCACTCCTGATATGTATCTCTATATTTTTTCTATAAAGCTTGATAGCTATGCTTCAAGGCCTTAGCTTtcctgcattcattcattcatatgaaatgaaatatgtattattttagttAACTGGGATAAATATGGTGGCAGCTAACATGACTTACGGTAAGTTGTGACA is part of the Manis pentadactyla isolate mManPen7 chromosome 1, mManPen7.hap1, whole genome shotgun sequence genome and harbors:
- the NEFL gene encoding neurofilament light polypeptide, coding for MSSFSYEPYYATSYKRRYVEAPRVHISSVRSGYSTARSAYSSYSAPVSSSLSVRRSYSSSSGSLMPSLESLDLSQVAAISNDLKSIRTQEKAQLQDLNDRFASFIERVHELEQQNKVLEAELLVLRQKHSEPSRFRALYEQEIRDLRLAAEDATNEKQALQGEREGLEETLRNLQARYEEEVLSREDAEGRLMEARKGADEAALARAELEKRIDSLMDEIAFLKKVHEEEIAELQAQIQYAQISVEMDVASKPDLSAALKDIRAQYEKLAAKNMQNAEEWFKSRFTVLTESAAKNTDAVRAAKDEVSESRRLLKAKTLEIEACRGMNEALEKQLQELEDKQNADISAMQDTINKLENELRTTKSEMARYLKEYQDLLNVKMALDIEIAAYRKLLEGEETRLSFTSVGSITSGYSQSSQVFGRSAYSGLQSSPYLMSARSFPSYYTSHVQEEQIEVEETIEAAKAEEAKDEPRSEGEAEEEEEEKEEAGEEEGAEEEEATKEESEEAKEEEEGGEGEEGEETKEAEEDEKKDEGSGEEQATKKKD